A region of Bifidobacterium adolescentis ATCC 15703 DNA encodes the following proteins:
- a CDS encoding adenylate kinase has translation MRLLIMGPQGVGKGTQAALLSEHYGIPAISTGDIFRYNIKNKTELGVEALKYIDKGELVPDELTNKIVKDRLAMDDAKNGWILDGYPRNASQVEALDAILGELDTPLDAVVALDADHDVLMERMKKRAEIEGRSDDTPEAIAKRLDVYAKETAPLLDIYQKRGLLKTFNGVGAVDEIQATIVAELG, from the coding sequence ATGCGACTGCTGATCATGGGCCCGCAGGGCGTAGGCAAGGGCACCCAGGCCGCTCTGCTGAGCGAGCACTACGGAATCCCGGCGATCTCCACCGGCGATATCTTCCGCTACAACATCAAGAACAAGACCGAGCTTGGCGTCGAAGCGCTCAAGTACATCGACAAGGGCGAGCTTGTGCCGGACGAGCTGACCAACAAGATCGTCAAGGACCGTCTGGCCATGGACGACGCCAAGAACGGCTGGATTCTCGATGGCTATCCGCGCAACGCCTCCCAGGTCGAGGCTCTCGACGCCATCCTGGGCGAACTGGACACCCCGCTTGACGCGGTCGTCGCACTGGATGCAGATCACGACGTGCTCATGGAGCGTATGAAGAAGCGCGCCGAAATCGAAGGCCGCTCCGACGACACCCCTGAAGCCATCGCCAAGCGTCTTGACGTGTACGCCAAGGAGACCGCGCCGCTGCTGGACATCTACCAGAAGCGCGGCCTGCTCAAGACGTTCAATGGCGTCGGCGCCGTCGACGAGATCCAGGCCACCATCGTGGCGGAGCTTGGCTGA